One segment of Eschrichtius robustus isolate mEscRob2 chromosome 3, mEscRob2.pri, whole genome shotgun sequence DNA contains the following:
- the MUC1 gene encoding mucin-1, whose translation MTPDIQAPFFFLLLLFQVLTVSRTSSSSTQALSDQTTSPRATSGASSPTTSPATGSAAPSVHGGTSPARPSGTSSTTTSPASGSATPSVHGRTSPRATSGASSPTASPASGSAAPSVHGGTSPARPSGASSPTTGPASGSAAPSVHGGTSPRATSGASSPTTSPASGSAAPSVHGGTSPRATTGASSPTTSPASGSAAPSVHGGTSPRATSGASSLSTSPASGSAAPSVHGGTSPRATSGASSPTTSPASGSAAPPVHGGTSPRATSGASSPSASPASGSAAPPVHGGTSPRATSGASSPTTSPASGSAAPPVHGGTSPRATSGASSPSASPASGSAAPPVHGGTSPRATSGASSPTTSPASGSAAPSVHGGTSPRATSGASSPTASPASGSAAPPVHGGTSPRATSGASSPTASPASGSAAPPVHGGTSPRATSGASSPSASPASGSAAPPVHGGTSPRATSGASSPTTSPASGSAAPSVHGGTSPRATSGASSPSASPASGSAAPPVHGGTSPRATSGASSPTASPASGSAAPPVHGGTSPRATSGASSPSASPASGSAAPPVHGGTSPRATSGASSPTTSPASGSAAPSVHGGTSPRATSGASSPSASPASGSAAPPVHGGTSPRATSGASSPTASPASGSAAPPVHGGTSPRATSGASSPSASPASGSAAPPVHGGTSPRATSGASSPTTSPASGSAAPPVHGGTSPRATSGASSPSASPASGSAAPPVHGGTSPRATSGASSPSTSHITRTIASSTNQSIVPPTSSSHKTSQQLPIRVSLFFLSFHITNLQFNSSLENPSTSYYQKLQRSISVLFVQTYKQEDFLGLLGIKFRPGSVVVELTLAFREGTTAHNLERQLGQLEAAAVKYNLTISGVSVRDASFPSSAQSGSGVPGWGIALLVLVCVLVALAIIYLIALVVCQCRQKNYGQLDLFPTRDAYHPMSEYPTYHTHGRYVPPGSTKRSPFEEVSAGNGGSTLSYANLAATSANL comes from the exons ATGACACCGGACATCCAGgcccctttcttcttcctgctgctgCTATTCCAAGTGCTTACAG TCTCTCGTACAAGCAGCAGCAGTACACAGGCTTTAAGTGACCAAACCACCTCACCCCGGGCCACCAGTGGCGCCTCATCTCCGACCACCAGCCCTGCCACAGGCTCGGCTGCCCCTTCGGTCCACGGTGGCACCTCACCTGCCAGGCCCAGTGGCACCTCATCTACGACCACCAGCCCTGCCTCAGGCTCGGCTACCCCTTCGGTCCACGGTCGCACCTCACCCCGGGCCACCAGTGGCGCCTCATCTCCGACCGCCAGCCCTGCCTCAGGCTCGGCTGCCCCTTCGGTCCACGGTGGCACCTCACCTGCCAGGCCCAGTGGCGCCTCATCTCCGACCACCGGCCCTGCCTCAGGCTCGGCTGCCCCTTCGGTCCACGGTGGCACCTCACCCCGGGCCACCAGTGGCGCCTCATCTCCGACCACCAGCCCTGCCTCAGGCTCGGCTGCCCCTTCGGTCCACGGTGGCACCTCACCCCGGGCCACCACTGGCGCCTCATCTCCGACCACCAGCCCTGCCTCAGGCTCGGCTGCCCCTTCGGTCCACGGTGGCACCTCACCCCGGGCCACCAGTGGCGCCTCATCTCTGAGCACCAGCCCTGCCTCAGGCTCGGCTGCCCCTTCGGTCCATGGTGGCACCTCACCCCGGGCCACCAGTGGCGCCTCATCTCCGACCACCAGCCCTGCCTCAGGCTCGGCTGCCCCTCCGGTCCACGGTGGCACCTCACCCCGGGCCACCAGTGGCGCCTCATCTCCGAGTGCCAGCCCTGCCTCAGGCTCGGCGGCCCCTCCGGTCCACGGTGGCACCTCACCCCGGGCCACCAGTGGCGCCTCATCTCCAACCACCAGCCCTGCCTCAGGCTCGGCGGCCCCTCCGGTCCACGGTGGCACCTCACCCCGGGCCACCAGTGGCGCCTCATCTCCGAGTGCCAGCCCTGCCTCAGGCTCGGCGGCCCCTCCGGTCCACGGTGGCACCTCACCCCGGGCCACCAGTGGCGCCTCATCTCCAACCACCAGCCCTGCCTCAGGCTCGGCGGCCCCTTCGGTCCACGGTGGCACCTCACCCCGGGCCACCAGTGGCGCCTCATCTCCGACCGCCAGCCCTGCCTCAGGCTCGGCGGCCCCTCCGGTCCACGGTGGCACCTCACCCCGGGCCACCAGTGGCGCCTCATCTCCGACCGCCAGCCCTGCCTCAGGCTCGGCTGCCCCTCCGGTCCACGGTGGCACCTCACCCCGGGCCACCAGTGGCGCCTCATCTCCGAGTGCCAGCCCTGCCTCAGGCTCGGCGGCCCCTCCGGTCCACGGTGGCACCTCACCCCGGGCCACCAGTGGCGCCTCATCTCCAACCACCAGCCCTGCCTCAGGCTCGGCGGCCCCTTCGGTCCACGGTGGCACCTCACCCCGGGCCACCAGTGGCGCCTCATCTCCGAGTGCCAGCCCTGCCTCAGGCTCGGCGGCCCCTCCGGTCCACGGTGGCACCTCACCCCGGGCCACCAGTGGCGCCTCATCTCCGACCGCCAGCCCTGCCTCAGGCTCGGCTGCCCCTCCGGTCCACGGTGGCACCTCACCCCGGGCCACCAGTGGCGCCTCATCTCCGAGTGCCAGCCCTGCCTCAGGCTCGGCGGCCCCTCCGGTCCACGGTGGCACCTCACCCCGGGCCACCAGTGGCGCCTCATCTCCAACCACCAGCCCTGCCTCAGGCTCGGCGGCCCCTTCGGTCCACGGTGGCACCTCACCCCGGGCCACCAGTGGCGCCTCATCTCCGAGTGCCAGCCCTGCCTCAGGCTCGGCGGCCCCTCCGGTCCACGGTGGCACCTCACCCCGGGCCACCAGTGGCGCCTCATCTCCGACCGCCAGCCCTGCCTCAGGCTCGGCTGCCCCTCCGGTCCACGGTGGCACCTCACCCCGGGCCACCAGTGGCGCCTCATCTCCGAGTGCCAGCCCTGCCTCAGGCTCGGCGGCCCCTCCGGTCCACGGTGGCACCTCACCCCGGGCCACCAGTGGCGCCTCATCTCCAACCACCAGCCCTGCCTCAGGCTCGGCGGCCCCTCCGGTCCACGGTGGCACCTCACCCCGGGCCACCAGTGGCGCCTCATCTCCGAGTGCCAGCCCTGCCTCAGGCTCGGCGGCCCCTCCGGTCCACGGTGGCACCTCACCCCGGGCCACCAGTGGAGCCTCATCTCCGAGCACCAGCCACATTACCAGGACAATTGCCAGCAGCACTAACCAGAGCATAGTACCTCCGACCTCCTCCAGTCATAAGACTTCTCAGCAGTTGCCTATTAGGGTCTCCCTGTTCTTCCTGTCTTTTCACATTACGAACCTCCAGTTTAACTCTTCCCTGGAAAATCCCAGCACCAGCTACTACCAGAAGCTGCAGAGAAGCATTTCTGTATTG TTTGTGCAGACTTATAAACAAGAGGATTTTCTGGGCCTCTTAGGTATCAAGTTCAG GCCAGGATCTGTGGTGGTAGAATTAACTTTGGCCTTCCGAGAGGGTACCACTGCCCACAACTTGGAGAGACAGCTTGGTCAGCTTGAAGCAGCAGCAGTCAAATATAACCTGACCATCAGTGGAGTTAGTG TGCGTGATGCATCATTTCCTTCCTCTGCCCAGTCTGGATCTGGGGTGCCTGGCTGGGGCATTGCCCTGCTGGTACTGGTCTGTGTTCTGGTTGCCCTGGCCATCATTTATCTCATTGCCCTG GTTGTGTGTCAGTGCAGACAAAAGAACTATGGGCAGCTGGACCTCTTTCCAACCCGAGATGCCTACCATCCTATGAGCGAGTACCCCACCTACCACACCCATGGGCGCTATGTGCCCCCTGGCAGTACCAAACGGAGCCCCTTTGAGGAG GTTTCTGCAGGCAATGGTGGCAGCACTCTCTCTTACGCGAACCTGGCAGCCACTTCCGCCAACCTGTAG